Proteins from one Pseudoalteromonas rubra genomic window:
- a CDS encoding DMT family transporter translates to MIGIGEIAAISAAFVWAFSTLIYKRFSHHLSPFELNVSKGVIAATLMVLCMLIVQDTAYPVLPSSWAWLIASGVLGIAIGDSAYFAALRNIGPARTLVVESLAPAIAGILNILILGVYLSPVAWLGILVTTCGVIVAIKPTKAQPITDKKHYLLGIAFAITAATCQAAGMVLSKGALNSETISSLWAAFIRLTSGTLFVACLVASLKSQSLNQALTLRQLSGKRWLFVAVFFGTFIGLWLQLISVNHTDPAIAQTIFATAPLMVMTLGLIRRETVTKAMLCGGAIALFGVFLLLQG, encoded by the coding sequence ATGATTGGAATAGGTGAAATAGCAGCCATCAGTGCTGCATTTGTTTGGGCGTTTTCAACCCTGATATATAAGCGCTTTAGCCACCACCTTAGTCCATTTGAACTCAATGTCAGCAAAGGCGTGATCGCTGCAACCCTGATGGTATTGTGCATGCTTATTGTGCAAGATACCGCATATCCTGTATTACCATCCAGCTGGGCCTGGTTGATTGCCAGTGGCGTTTTAGGTATTGCCATTGGAGATAGCGCCTATTTCGCTGCGCTCAGAAATATTGGTCCTGCACGCACTTTGGTCGTAGAAAGCCTGGCACCAGCTATTGCCGGCATACTAAATATCCTGATCCTCGGTGTCTATCTTAGCCCGGTTGCCTGGCTTGGTATCCTGGTAACAACATGTGGTGTCATTGTTGCGATTAAACCTACTAAAGCTCAGCCTATAACAGATAAAAAACACTATCTGCTTGGCATCGCGTTTGCGATCACCGCCGCAACCTGCCAGGCCGCCGGCATGGTGCTCTCTAAAGGCGCGTTAAATAGTGAAACCATCAGTAGCTTATGGGCTGCATTTATCCGCCTTACATCTGGCACCTTGTTTGTTGCTTGTCTGGTCGCCAGTTTGAAGTCACAAAGCCTCAATCAGGCACTGACATTAAGGCAATTGTCGGGTAAACGCTGGTTATTTGTTGCTGTCTTTTTTGGCACCTTTATTGGTTTGTGGTTGCAACTCATATCTGTTAACCACACCGATCCAGCCATTGCGCAAACTATTTTTGCCACAGCCCCACTCATGGTGATGACCCTGGGCCTGATCCGAAGAGAAACCGTCACCAAAGCAATGCTATGCGGCGGTGCAATTGCATTATTTGGGGTGTTTTTGCTGTTGCAAGGGTGA